Proteins co-encoded in one Malus sylvestris chromosome 9, drMalSylv7.2, whole genome shotgun sequence genomic window:
- the LOC126634476 gene encoding receptor-like protein 19 isoform X1, translating to MSYSVRNNNYSGEVSPLFCDLNYLQVLNLGNNSLSGMLPRCLGKSNSLKILHLMFNSFHGDIPPFCSNKNSLKLVGLGYNRLQGMLPRSMADCTRLEFLNIGNNQISDIFPSWLGVLPLLSGLILGLNAFHGIIGKPPTNHEFLKLCIIDLSNNLFSGMLPSKYMENWNFMKYVVANKGSRYFIISSNISTNKYRNFYESSYNMIIPVKGVELTYDKTPYDLRLIDFSSDRFEGEIPASIIGSLRALHLLNLSKNALSGHIPSSLGNLTALESLDLSQNKLSGRIPSSLAQLTFLEYFNVSHNHLWGPIPLGQQFGTFLEDSYQGNSGVCGKHLSKKCEGSESLRLPPSGFEEVEEAGFPFEFDWYVVLPGVVSGLIVGVVVGNTLADKNQEWFVETFSRRRKPTTARAMRGRRT from the coding sequence ATGTCTTACAGTGTCCGCAACAATAATTATAGTGGAGAAGTTTCACCATTGTTTTGCGACTTGAATTATCTTCAAGTTCTTAATTTGGGCAACAACAGCCTGAGTGGCATGCTTCCACGGTGTTTGGGGAAGTCTAATAGCTTGAAAATACTGCATTTGATGTTTAATTCTTTCCACGGTGATATTCCTCCATTTTGTTCTAACAAAAATAGTTTGAAATTGGTTGGGTTGGGTTACAATAGGTTACAGGGGATGCTACCAAGATCAATGGCCGATTGCACTCGGTTAGAGTTTCTTAACATTGGCAACAATCAGATTAGTGACATCTTCCCTTCTTGGTTAGGGGTACTTCCACTATTGAGTGGTCTGATTCTGGGGTTGAATGCATTTCATGGGATAATTGGGAAGCCTCCAACTAATCATGAGTTCCTAAAGTTGTGCATCATTGATTTATCCAACAATCTGTTTTCAGGTATGTTGCCTTCTAAGTACATGGAGAACTGGAATTTCATGAAATATGTTGTTGCAAACAAGGGAAGCCGGTACTTTATAATCTCATCGAACATTAGCAcaaataaatatagaaatttctATGAATCTTCATACAATATGATAATTCCCGTAAAAGGTGTTGAGTTAACATATGATAAGACCCCATATGATCTGAGACTCATAGATTTCTCAAGTGATAGATTTGAAGGAGAGATTCCAGCAAGTATCATTGGGAGTCTAAGAGCACTTCATTTGCTAAACCTATCCAAAAATGCTCTCTCTGGTCACATCCCTTCATCTCTAGGGAACTTGACTGCTCTTGAATCGTTGGATCTCTCTCAAAACAAGCTTTCAGGAAGGATCCCCAGTAGTTTGGCACAACTCACTTTCCTTGAGTACTTCAATGTGTCGCATAACCATCTTTGGGGGCCTATACCACTTGGCCAACAATTCGGTACATTCCTAGAAGATTCATACCAAGGAAACTCAGGTGTGTGTGGAAAGCATTTGTCCAAGAAATGTGAGGGTTCTGAGAGCTTGAGGCTGCCGCCATCAGGCtttgaagaagttgaagaagctgGATTTCCTTTTGAGTTTGACTGGTATGTAGTCCTGCCAGGAGTTGTTAGCGGACTAATAGTGGGAGTGGTTGTTGGAAACACATTGGCAGACAAGAATCAGGAATGGTTTGTGGAGACATTCAGCAGGAGGAGAAAGCCAACAACCGCAAGGGCGATGAGGGGACGCCGAACTTAG
- the LOC126634476 gene encoding receptor-like protein 19 isoform X2 — protein sequence MSYSVRNNNYSGEVSPLFCDLNYLQVLNLGNNSLSGMLPRCLGKSNSLKILHLMFNSFHGDIPPFCSNKNSLKLVGLGYNRLQGMLPRSMADCTRLEFLNIGNNQISDIFPSWLGVLPLLSGLILGLNAFHGIIGKPPTNHEFLKLCIIDLSNNLFSGMLPSKYMENWNFMKYVVANKGSRYFIISSNISTNKYRNFYESSYNMIIPVKGVELTYDKTPYDLRLIDFSSDRFEGEIPASIIGSLRALHLLNLSKNALSGHIPSSLGNLTALESLDLSQNKLSGRIPSSLAQLTFLEYFNVSHNHLWGPIPLGQQFGTFLEDSYQGNSGVCGKHLSKKCEGSESLRLPPSGFEEVEEAGFPFEFDWYVVLPGVVSGLIVGVVAEELISNW from the exons ATGTCTTACAGTGTCCGCAACAATAATTATAGTGGAGAAGTTTCACCATTGTTTTGCGACTTGAATTATCTTCAAGTTCTTAATTTGGGCAACAACAGCCTGAGTGGCATGCTTCCACGGTGTTTGGGGAAGTCTAATAGCTTGAAAATACTGCATTTGATGTTTAATTCTTTCCACGGTGATATTCCTCCATTTTGTTCTAACAAAAATAGTTTGAAATTGGTTGGGTTGGGTTACAATAGGTTACAGGGGATGCTACCAAGATCAATGGCCGATTGCACTCGGTTAGAGTTTCTTAACATTGGCAACAATCAGATTAGTGACATCTTCCCTTCTTGGTTAGGGGTACTTCCACTATTGAGTGGTCTGATTCTGGGGTTGAATGCATTTCATGGGATAATTGGGAAGCCTCCAACTAATCATGAGTTCCTAAAGTTGTGCATCATTGATTTATCCAACAATCTGTTTTCAGGTATGTTGCCTTCTAAGTACATGGAGAACTGGAATTTCATGAAATATGTTGTTGCAAACAAGGGAAGCCGGTACTTTATAATCTCATCGAACATTAGCAcaaataaatatagaaatttctATGAATCTTCATACAATATGATAATTCCCGTAAAAGGTGTTGAGTTAACATATGATAAGACCCCATATGATCTGAGACTCATAGATTTCTCAAGTGATAGATTTGAAGGAGAGATTCCAGCAAGTATCATTGGGAGTCTAAGAGCACTTCATTTGCTAAACCTATCCAAAAATGCTCTCTCTGGTCACATCCCTTCATCTCTAGGGAACTTGACTGCTCTTGAATCGTTGGATCTCTCTCAAAACAAGCTTTCAGGAAGGATCCCCAGTAGTTTGGCACAACTCACTTTCCTTGAGTACTTCAATGTGTCGCATAACCATCTTTGGGGGCCTATACCACTTGGCCAACAATTCGGTACATTCCTAGAAGATTCATACCAAGGAAACTCAGGTGTGTGTGGAAAGCATTTGTCCAAGAAATGTGAGGGTTCTGAGAGCTTGAGGCTGCCGCCATCAGGCtttgaagaagttgaagaagctgGATTTCCTTTTGAGTTTGACTGGTATGTAGTCCTGCCAGGAGTTGTTAGCGGACTAATAGTGGGAGTGGTTG CTGAAGAGCTGATTTCAAATTGGTGA
- the LOC126633767 gene encoding uncharacterized protein LOC126633767 has translation MFPKAASSNTGIPRVNVAAGASGDEQPEVDVSDDEFLQFDTSKVPVIVTLTKVGKHYIVDATSEEESQTNSAVSISVVPFKLNSIPYIVVEYRINKFYNQHV, from the exons aTGTTCCCAAAGGCTGCTTCGAGCAATACAGGCATCCCAAGAGTAAATGTTGCAGCTGGTGCATCAGGCGATGAGCAACCAGAGGTTGATGTAAGCGATGACGAATTTCTGCAATTTGACACATCTAAGGTCCCTGTCATAGTTACATTAACAAAG GTAGGTAAGCACTATATTGTGGATGCCACTTCAGAAGAGGAATCACAAACGAACTCGGCTGTTTCGATTTCCGTGGTGCCTTTCAAACTCAACAGTATACCATATATTGTGGTTGAGTACCggatcaacaaattttacaatCAACATGTCTAA
- the LOC126633769 gene encoding receptor-like protein 7: MSPGRQKQTLTLCHADKHSFLLKFKESFTIDKLASSSPFAYLKVASWTREGDQNQGNCCSWDGVECHAESSRVVGLDLKSSCLYGSINSNNTLFRLVHLNMLDLLDNNFNSSEVPSRLGYDLLSLSYLNLSWSEFSGQIPSEISKLTKLSTLDLFHNNGLELKKSNMRILVQNLTSIKQLHLSDVGIYSTMPDILVNASSFTSLNLSYCGLNGEFPVGIFHLPNLEELSLGSNIDLNGYFPTFNRTNSFKTLDVSWTNFSGGNFPRFVANLTHLAYLDLGDNSITGEIPSWLGLESTQLTHLLLAYIDLQGAVPKSFFHLRKLKGLDLSYNRLSVRVKFSLSATLPKFEVLRLAECNLTEFPEFLKNQYELGALELSGNNIHGQIPKWLWNATRETLVNLDLDFNFLTGFEENPVTLPWKNLQLFNLKNNRLQGSLPIPPPVAEPGILPQGVVV, encoded by the exons ATGTCTCCTGGCCGCCAG AAACAAACGCTAACACTTTGCCACGCTGACAAGCACtcctttttgttaaaattcaagGAGAGCTTTACGATAGACAAGTTAGCTTCTTCATCTCCTTTTGCTTATCTGAAGGTTGCATCTTGGACTCGAGAAGGAGATCAGAATCAGGGTAACTGTTGTTCGTGGGATGGTGTTGAGTGCCATGCGGAGTCTAGCCGTGTCGTTGGCCTTGACCTCAAGAGCAGCTGTCTCTATGGTTCGATCAATTCCAACAACACCCTCTTCCGACTTGTTCACTTGAATATGCTTGACCTCTTAGATAACAACTTCAATTCCTCTGAAGTACCATCGAGATTGGGCTATGACCTTTTGAGTCTATCCTATCTTAACCTTTCATGGTCTGAATTTTCTGGCCAAATTCCATCTGAAATTTCAAAGCTAACCAAACTGTCTACCCTTGATCTATTTCACAATAATGGTTTGGAGCTTAAGAAGTCCAACATGAGAATCCTAGTCCAAAATTTGACCAGCattaaacaacttcatcttagTGATGTAGGCATATACTCCACTATGCCTGATATCTTGGTCAATGCATCTTCTTTCACATCTCTCAATCTAAGCTACTGTGGGTTGAATGGGGAATTCCCAGTTGGCATTTTCCACCTACCAAACCTAGAGGAGCTTAGTTTAGGCTCAAACATAGACCTAAATGGTTATTTTCCTACTTTTAACAGGACCAATTCCTTCAAAACATTGGATGTTTCATGGACAAATTTCTCTG GTGGAAATTTCCCACGTTTTGTGGCTAACCTGACCCATCTTGCGTATCTAGACTTGGGTGACAATTCAATAACTGGTGAAATCCCATCTTGGCTCGGATTAGAGTCGACCCAATTAACTCATCTGCTGCTCGCCTACATCGATTTGCAAGGAGCAGTTCCTAAGTCGTTTTTCCACCTCAGAAAGTTGAAGGGACTTGATTTATCGTACAATCGGTTATCTGTGCGTGTCAAATTTAGTTTGAGTGCTACTCTTCCAAAGTTCGAAGTTCTAAGGTTGGCTGAATGCAACTTGACAGAGTTTCCTGAATTTTTGAAAAATCAATACGAATTGGGAGCCCTAGAACTTTCTGGTAACAATATTCATGGCCAAATACCAAAATGGCTTTGGAATGCAACTAGAGAAACTTTGGTCAATCTCGACCTCGATTTTAACTTCTTAACAGGCTTTGAGGAAAATCCAGTCACTCTTCCATGGAAAAATCTACAGCTTTTTAATCTTAAGAATAATCGGCTACAAGGGTCATTGCCAATTCCACCACCAGTGGCGGAGCCCGGAATCTTACCACAAGGGGTCGTAGtgtaa
- the LOC126634479 gene encoding pentatricopeptide repeat-containing protein At4g26680, mitochondrial-like: MNKFAIRQFSSLLNSIPKEPTVTNPTISGKLGKRNRNPIHIPHRTIPLPKGLDLDLRRADVALALYREMRGCRISPNVYTLNRVMAASCKLGKLENAVKVLEEMECMGCSPSVVSYHTLIAGHRDKGLLSSSLKFRNLMAKTG; this comes from the coding sequence ATGAACAAATTCGCAATTCGTCAGTTTTCGAGTTTGCTCAATTCGATTCCGAAAGAACCCACCGTTACAAACCCcacaatttctgggaaattgGGGAAAAGGAATCGGAATCCAATTCATATACCCCACAGAACGATCCCTTTACCCAAGGGGCTGGACCTTGATTTGCGTAGAGCTGATGTTGCTTTGGCGTTGTATAGAGAAATGCGGGGTTGTAGGATTTCGCCAAATGTTTACACTCTTAATAGGGTGATGGCTGCTTCCTGTAAATTGGGAAAATTGGAGAACGCTGTTAAGGTGCTCGAGGAGATGGAGTGCATGGGTTGTAGCCCTAGTGTGGTGTCCTACCATACACTTATTGCAGGGCACCGTGATAAGGGCCTTCTGAGTTCGTCTTTGAAGTTCAGAAACTTGATGGCGAAGACTGGATAG